GGTTATCTATCTGCCTTTGGGCAGGCACTTAAAAATATAGTCTGCCTCATTCTTATTAGCATGGACTTCACAAGAATGTTGATCTGAAAACAATATGAAACTGCTAGGGTTAACTGTTACCAAATTGGTTTAACTGTTTAAGGGCAATACAATATGAAACTACTAGGGTTACCGGTTACCAAAATACTGATTTGTGATTCTCTGCATCTAATTTCTGATTAATTTTTCAATGCAAGGATCTACCATGTGCAAACTTTACAAGAAGTGCTAAAGCGTGAATTTGGTACCTTCTCTGTATACTGTGGATATGTTAGAGCTTATGCGATATTAACTGTAATGCTTCTTTATTTGTGTTTGTTGATAGTAAGTTGGTGCAAGCATGTGAACCATATTTTGAGTTATGTGTTCAGCTATTGGAACTGACACTCGTCATTGTTTGATTGGTTGAACCTGGGTATGGTAATATGTTCTTCTAAGTTTGAAGTCATTCTCCTTTTCCACTATTTCTTCTTTCTTCACTGTGATGCATTTTTCTGTTGGTTTTTGTGAATGCTAATCTAATGGTTGTAACTTTCATCGACAGAAATCTGTTGCTTCCCCTGGGCGTGGTATTCTGGCAATTGATGAGTCAAATGCAACATGTGGAAAGAGGTTATCATCTATTGGTTTGGACAACACAGAAGTGAACCGCCAGGCTTACAGGCAGCTTTTGCTGACAACTGCTGGTCTTGGCGAATATATTTCTGGTGCTATTCTTTTCGAGGAGACCCTTTATAAATCAACTACAGATGGCAAGAAGTTTGTTGACTGCTTGAAGGATCAGAATATCATGCCTGGCATCAAGGTTGACAAGGTATGCATGCCATGATCTTATAACATCATGTTAGCCCACAAATTGCTTATATCATTATGATTCTCACTGCCTGATTGCTTTGGTTTCATGAATCAGGGTTTGGTTCCATTGCCTGGATCCAACAATGAATCATGGTGCCAAGGTCTTGATGGTTTGGCTTCAAGGTGTGCTGAGTACTATAAGCAGGGGGCGCGCTTCGCAAAGTGGTCTGTTCATACTTCCCTTATTCATGTGTCAACTAATCTTATTTGTGCTTCCTTTCTAAAGTTGCTATGATTATCGACTTAGTACAGCTGGGTTGATGTCGTTTGTGAGGATGGTGTGTCAGTGTTAGCTCTGGTAATTAGCTTCGGTGTTATTACTTGACATCTGTTGTCCAGTTGTGATATCTGTGAATTTCATCTATTAAATCTTATCTACATATATTTATGCTTTTCTTTGTGAAATTATGTAAGAAAATTTCTACATACTATATATATGACTGTGTCACTGGTGAGTCTGCTTTTATCTATGCGCATGACAAGGCTTCCCCTACTGTACAAGTTATTTTGGTTCTTAACTGGAAGTCAAGAAATTAGGGGACCCTACAGGTTGGCACTTGGTAGCTGCTTTGTTGAGGGCCCTAAAGACCTACTGACAGGCAGGTTTTTATAGAATAAAGCTATTTGGCAGAAATGACACACAAACCTCCACATAAAAATATTTATTTCCAAATGGCAAAAAAGATGTGCTTTATTCTTAAATTGCATCAGTGCTCTATACAATGTGAACCATCAACCATCTATTCTGCATTTTCTTGCACAAATGTAAGAGTAATAACTCTGTAATGGATACAATGTTTGCAAGAATGATCCATCATGGAATCACATGGACCATACTGATCAGAACATCTTACCAGTGCCATCTTTGCGTGGAACAGAATCTTCAAGATCCATTCTGCGCCAGCTCCCAGCCAAAGATGACAACTGGTCAGCCTTATCATACAACCCAAGAAGACCACCTGTGTGGATAAACAGAACTTTTCGACCTTTCCATTTGGCTGGATTGCCAGCCATGTCTTTTAGCAATCCATAAACCGCCTTCCCACTGCATTAAAATGAAGCATGCATTTTTTCCAGTTTATGACTAGCAAAGACCAAAACATAGATCCACGTGCCAAATCTATTTCATTGATTCAGACATAGTTGCACCTGTAGACTGGATCAAGGACAATGCCTGTTGATGCAGCTATGTCTTTGACAAACTTAAGCTCCTCGGCTGTGTTCATGGCATAGCCTAACCCCTTAGCCTGTCAAGGAGAAGTTGAAGAGAATGCCAAATGCTAATGTACTGTTCACAATTTTTCATTATGAAATGTAGTTAATATATGTAAAAACAAGTTGAGACAAGGCACTGCAGATGAACCTTTTGGAGTTAGCTAGCACACCAAAATGATTTACTATAAATAATGAAAATTATGAAGTGCACTTACATTTTCGATGCTAACTATATCACGTGAATCCAAACCAGAATTAAGTCCATCAATCAGGCCTTGGACATAGTCATAGAAGTATTCAGGGTCATCACAAACAGAGAATGCATGAACCTATCCAGTAAGAGGATATTACTCGGAAAGTTCAGTGTCAGATAATCTTTACTactattaaggctgtaaggggtaggctgcctcccctggttctgccttcGATGAATCTGTACCGTCCGCTCGCTTCGGTAAATCTACACCGTCCACACGCCCACGCCCACGTTCGTCCCCCTCCCCCACCCCGCgtgagccgccgccgccccgcctCCCCCCTCCACGGGTTGAGATCGATCCTCCTCCCAAATCAAATCCCTAAACCCTGGGCCACTGCTCCGCTCCTCCTCCTTGCCGCCGTGCGGTTGAGCGCCGACGACGTTCGGGCTCCGACGGTTCCTGCAGGAGCAGCCGGCGTTCCGCCCCGCCGTGCCGCCCGACCGCTTCATGCCCCTGGCCGACCGGATCCGGGACCTCGGGGTCGGCGTCGCGTTCCCGAAGCCGACACTACTCCCCAGCCCCTCCGGGAGGTGTGATTCCACCTCCTGCCCGGTTCGCTGGGATCAACCGCGGGCGCGTTTACCGCTCCTGTACGGGTTGCGTTGGGGTTTTCTCATTCCAATTTTTGGGTCTTCATCGTGTATTTTATGGTTCGTTGATGGGTTTCCTGATGGTTGATGCACGCCTGTTTGGTGGAGGCGGGAATGGTGATCGATGATTCGTTGGGTGGGTGGGGGGACTGGCTGACAGCTGACAGCTGACTGTGTATTGTGGTTTGGATGGCAGGTTTAGCGTCAGTAATAGCTAGGATTAGGGTTCAGGCGATGCTAAGATTTTGGGGCGCCAATTGCAGAATCACTGGATTGATTCATCTTTTAGGGGTTTCCTTGTACTCGGAGTATATGGCCTACAAAAAAATGGAATACAAAAAATTCTTGAGGATGTTCGGTGCCACCAAAAGACTGAGCCAGAGAAAGGATAAATATGTTTATTCATCTTCCTAAATGTTTGTTGTGTGTCTTACAAAAGCTGGTTGTGTACTTGCAGCAGCATGATCGTTTTAGATCACAGTTTTGAGTGAGATTAATCAATTTTTCTTACTACCTCTGTTTACATGTGAACAGATTACAACACTTCTTACATGTGAATGACTTACATATACATGTATGATTTATTTGTAAAAAGAAAATAAATGCAAAGCTCTGTAAATTACAGTGGTTTATTTGCTGATAGGCTTCTCAACGACGGCTTCTCGACGAACATCACTATGGTGCGTAGAAGTGTAACATCTTTGAAATTGTTTCGTTGGTGTGATCTGAATCATGTGTTTGAACTGCTTTTCTTTCTTTGTCTGTAGATGCTTCGCCGCAGCCCGAGTGACAGGTGGCAGAGCCTGCACTTAATCAGAAGGAGGAAGTTATGAAAGAATGTCGACCACCAGCACCTGCAGTTCATTCTAGGCATGCACCCTACTGGATATGCCCAGTGTCTTTTATAGAGTTCAGTAAAACTACCTTCCCTTCCCCTCTCATCTATGGATGTCTTCAAAACCTTTCTTCTCTTCGGTGAAGTGGAGGTAGGCTTAGCTGCAAAATCATGTTTCTTGTCATTGATTCGAGGATTGCTGCTCTTTTCTTTTAATGTAATCCCAGAATGGTTCATAATATTGACAATTTTGGTTTTACACATATTTGTGCATCAAGAGTAGATAAAAATATTAGCAGCATGAGATCTTAATAGCATGCTTAGAAGGGTTGATATATAGGACTAGGTGTGTGCTGAGA
This portion of the Zea mays cultivar B73 chromosome 2, Zm-B73-REFERENCE-NAM-5.0, whole genome shotgun sequence genome encodes:
- the LOC103648726 gene encoding fructose-bisphosphate aldolase 3, chloroplastic encodes the protein RQKSVASPGRGILAIDESNATCGKRLSSIGLDNTEVNRQAYRQLLLTTAGLGEYISGAILFEETLYKSTTDGKKFVDCLKDQNIMPGIKVDKGLVPLPGSNNESWCQGLDGLASRCAEYYKQGARFAKWSVHTSLIHVSTNLICASFLKLL
- the LOC103648725 gene encoding putative D-cysteine desulfhydrase 1, mitochondrial, translated to MKRSGGTAGRNAGCSCRNRRSPNVVGAQPHGGKEEERSSGPGFRDLIWEEDRSQPVEGGGGAAAAHAGWGRGTNVGVGVWTVHAFSVCDDPEYFYDYVQGLIDGLNSGLDSRDIVSIENAKGLGYAMNTAEELKFVKDIAASTGIVLDPVYSGKAVYGLLKDMAGNPAKWKGRKVLFIHTGGLLGLYDKADQLSSLAGSWRRMDLEDSVPRKDGTGKMF